A single Maniola hyperantus chromosome 11, iAphHyp1.2, whole genome shotgun sequence DNA region contains:
- the mus81 gene encoding crossover junction endonuclease MUS81, producing MSVVNGKRITFKRTRPNPLFHDWLEELYEEAKQKGSKLELMLQEALSSISKYPLPLQSGAECAILKGFDKRLCLFIDKRLDVYKSSSNKSSVDTCSKSATTSGSDDDSDVIPVIDAQSSSEGTKSPCTTSTASTESIQIPPSTSSSSLSAKNGKKRYKPTFRSGSYAFLTVLMELKKNQTISKGQLTAAGQKYCDKDISSEWKNITGLIRRGLVNKSVKNNIARFCLTAEGISIAKELFGHAENKKGVDNVITNGGNGFDNNENKCSEVIVIDSEAKSVITNDLLNDRNRSESEVNDILNDANKCTEVIVINDTKAEPTTKGFLCEDKSKNEVHDLLYDESKCTNEVNNITPIDGTRMLMHDNCTSSQVIQNVDSYVEYSNCIEMARGSFDIILLIDKHETSGMTKKNDPTVTQFNKYPELKHEYRSLKVGDFTWIARHKTNTTHEIVLPYVVERKRMDDLGHSIKDGRFHEQKFRLRKCGLNHVIYMVENHGSNKHVGLPMQSLMQALANTRVQDGFKVHVTESLAHSVRFLTTMTLRLMYEYKDKRLMGHNGEPKGDILMTFEHFNKSSVKNRALSVTDTFIKLLLQLKGVSVHKALTITNAYKTPRMLIEKYKSCDQREGEMLLSNLKFGELNRSVGPSVSKSVYQLFTFTTVK from the exons ATGAGTGTCGTAAACGGCAAAAGAATAACCTTCAAGCGTACCAGACCGAATCCTCTATTCCACGACTGGTTGGAAGAATTGTACGAAGAGGCAAAGCAAAAGGGAAGTAAGCTCGAACTTATGCTGCAGGAAGCACTATCTTCCATATCAAAGTACCCTCTACCTCTGCAGTCTGGAGCTGAATGCGCTATCCTAAAAGGTTTCGATAAACGCTTGTGTTTATTTATCGACAAACGTTTAGATGTATACAAAAGTTCAAGTAATAAAAGTTCAGTAGATACATGTTCAAAATCTGCAACCACTTCAGGGTCTGATGACGACAGTGATGTAATACCTGTCATTGACGCACAATCGTCATCTGAAGGCACTAAAAGTCCTTGTACTACATCAACTGCATCAACAGAATCTATTCAAATTCCTCCAAGCACATCATCTAGTAGTCTTTCAGCTAAAAATGGAAAGAAAAGATATAAACCTACTTTTAGATCAGGAAGCTATGCCTTTTTAACGGTTCTTATGGAGTTAAAGAAAAATCAAACTATAAGCAAAGGTCAATTGACCGCAGCGGGTCAGAAGTACTGTGATAAAGATATTAGCAGTGAATGGAAAAATATAACAGGATTAATAAGAAGAGGTTTAGTTAATAAAAGTGTTAAGAATAATATAGCTCGGTTTTGTCTAACAGCAGAAGGAATTTCTATTGCAAAAGAACTTTTTGGCCATgcagaaaataaaaaaggtgTTGATAACGTAATTACGAATGGTGGTAATGGTTttgataataatgaaaataaatgtaGTGAAGTAATAGTTATTGATTCTGAAGCTAAATCAGTTATTACTAATGATTTACTTAATGATAGAAATAGAAGTGAAAGTGAAGTAAATGATATACTTAATGATGCAAATAAATGTACCGAAGTAATAGTAATAAATGATACAAAAGCTGAACCAACTACTAAAGGTTTCCTATGTGaagataaaagtaaaaatgaaGTACATGATTTACTATATGATGAAAGTAAATGTACGAatgaagtaaataatataacacCAATAGATGGTACTAGGATGTTGATGCATGATAATTGTACTAGTTCTCAAGTTATTCAAAATGTTGACAGTTATGTAGAGTATAGTAATTGTATTGAAATGGCGCGAGGCTCTTTTGATATTATACTGCTTATAGATAAGCATGAAACTAGTGG GATGACTAAAAAGAATGATCCAACTGTTACACAATTCAACAAATACCCAGAACTGAAGCATGAATATAGAAGTTTGAAAGTTGGTGATTTCACTTGGATAGCTCGACACAAAACAAATACAACCCATGAAATAGTATTACCATATGTAGTGGAGAGAAAAAGGATGGACGATTTGGGTCAtagtataaaagatggaaggTTCCATGAACAGAAGTTTAGGCTTAGGAAATGTGGTTTGAATCATGTTATTTATATGGTGGAGAATCATGGTAGTAATAAACATGTGGGGCTGCCCATGCAATCTTTGATGCAGGCCTTGGCTAACACTAGAGTACAAGATGGTTTTAAAGTACATGTCACAGAGTCCTTGGCCCATTCAGTGAGATTTCTAACTACAATGACTTTGAGGCTGATGTATGAATATAAG gaTAAGAGATTAATGGGTCACAACGGAGAACCGAAAGGCGACATTCTTATGACATTTGAGCATTTTAATAAGTCTTCTGTAAAGAATAGAGCACTATCCGTCACGGATACATTTATAAAACTACTTTTACAGTTAAAAGGAGTGTCTGTACATAAAGCTTTAACTATAACCAATGCTTATAAAACTCCACGGATGTTGATAGAGAAGTATAAAAGTTGTGATCAAAGGGAAGGGGAAATGTTGCTATCCAATTTGAAATTTGGTGAACTGAACCGTAGCGTAGGGCCGAGTGTAAGCAAATCAGTATATCAACTATTTACTTTTACAACAGTGAAGTAG